One window from the genome of Eucalyptus grandis isolate ANBG69807.140 chromosome 7, ASM1654582v1, whole genome shotgun sequence encodes:
- the LOC104443032 gene encoding putative receptor-like protein kinase At3g47110: MGKQLFLILNSALLWWWSSIPISGAYSQNQTDWLALASFKNAIHKDPFGALNSWNDSTHHCEWQGVLCSKRHSGRVTSLVLRSQGLEGFLPPHVGNLSFLRVIILQNNSFHGEIPPQIGNLFRLRVLVLCNNSFGGPIPSNLSRCLNLETLNLIDNQLVGGIHSDLGSLTRLKGLGLYRNNLVGPIPRSIGNLSLLQQLSLGENSLSGEIPEELSRLKRLILFQLSSNKLTGEIPAGILNMSDIITFSVGDNQLWGSFLNDVGTTSPSLEFLGASNNLFTGMIPSTLTNATGLVHLFLGNNSFHGPIPKNLGRLKGLYLISLANNHLQDDLSFISSLVNCSNLKFLDMRWNSIYGSLPRSFSNLSTSVQRISMSNNRIQGSIPSALGNLFNFSMLDLSNNFLIDRIPDSIGALYNLQYLSLSGNMFTGEIPSSIGNISSLGVLELSSNNFQGYIPQSLGDCKQLVMLDLSNNNLIGSVPIEIVGLYSLSIVLSLANNNLSGSLPLQVGSLKNLGILDLSYNRLTGLIPTSISECLVLERLHLEANSFHGQIPEALRPLRGLQELDLSNNNFSGPIPSFLAGLSLLKYLNLSFNQLEGQVPEGGVFLNASSISIYENTELCGGVPSLKLPLCKSSSSKKSSSTKAKVIYVVVGSLLCLALLLLCLSIFYHKKKQTTTNASSSLSFENQFLRISYEELLRATNKFSETNLIGKGRYGTVYKGILDGGATVATKVLNLMQRGASRSFISECRTLGTIRHRNLVKILSVCSSVDFCGNDFKALRYEFMANESLEEWLHPRTIGRDDECSKSRNLRLVQRLNIAIDIATAIKYLHEGCYPAIVHGDLKPSNVLLDNDMMAQVGDFGLAKIISTVSTEAIGVQDQGSSTSTAVRGSIGYVPPEYGMGHKVSTLGDAYSYGILLLEMFTGKRPTEEAFGHHLNLHNFVRMALPDRAMDIIDLRLWSEAGDRQQEMKIRDCVISVFEVGVACSMESPLERMDMTEAVRKLHLIKVSYEAKVRMIGM, translated from the exons ATGGGGAAACAGCTGTTTCTTATTCTTAACTCTGCCCTCTTGTGGTGGTGGAGCTCAATCCCAATTTCCGGAGCATACTCACAAAACCAAACGGATTGGCTAGCATTAGCCTCCTTCAAAAATGCAATACACAAAGACCCATTTGGAGCCTTGAACTCTTGGAATGATTCTACTCATCATTGTGAGTGGCAAGGTGTTTTGTGCAGCAAAAGACATTCTGGGCGGGTCACATCTCTGGTCTTGAGATCACAAGGCTTGGAAGGCTTCCTACCTCCTCATGTAGGTAACCTCTCTTTTCTGAGGGTCATAATTCTGCAGAACAACAGCTTTCATGGTGAAATCCCACCACAGATTGGCAACTTGTTTCGGCTACGTGTTCTTGTTCTTTGTAACAACTCATTTGGTGGGCCGATACCCTCCAATCTTTCCCGCTGCTTGAACCTCGAGACCCTGAATCTCATAGACAACCAACTTGTGGGGGGAATTCATTCCGATCTTGGTTCTTTAACAAGACTCAAAGGCTTGGGCTTGTATCGGAACAATCTTGTAGGTCCTATTCCTCGTTCGATTGGAAACCTCTCGCTGCTACAACAGCTCTCGCTGGGAGAAAACTCGTTAAGCGGAGAAATACCTGAGGAATTGTCCAGACTCAAGAGATTGATACTTTTCCAACTATCTTCTAACAAACTAACCGGTGAGATTCCAGCAGGGATTTTAAACATGTCTGACATTATTACATTCAGTGTTGGTGATAACCAGTTGTGGGGAAGCTTTCTCAATGATGTCGGCACCACTTCTCCTTCTCTCGAGTTCCTTGGCGCCAGCAATAACTTGTTCACCGGGATGATTCCGTCAACGTTAACAAATGCCACAGGTCTTGTGCATCTTTTCCTTGGCAACAACAGTTTTCATGGGCCAATACCGAAAAatctgggaaggctaaagggcCTTTACCTGATTTCATTGGCTAATAACCACTTGCAGGATGACTTgagttttatttcttctttagttAATTGTTCCAACTTAAAATTTCTCGACATGCGGTGGAACTCGATTTACGGATCGTTGCCGAGATCCTTCTCCAATCTCTCCACCAGCGTTCAACGAATTTCTATGTCAAACAATCGGATCCAAGGATCTATTCCTTCAGCCCTTGGAAATCTGTTCAACTTTTCTATGTTGGATTTatcgaataattttttaatcgaTCGCATTCCTGATTCCATCGGAGCACTTTACAACTTGCAGTACCTTTCTTTGAGCGGGAACATGTTTACTGGAGAGATACCATCTTCGATTGGTAACATTTCGTCGTTAGGTGTCCTTGAACTTTCCTCCAACAATTTCCAAGGCTACATACCACAAAGTCTCGGCGATTGCAAGCAACTAGTTATGCTTGATCTTTCGAACAATAACCTAATTGGCTCAGTTCCTATTGAAATCGTGGGTCTTTATTCCTTGTCGATCGTCCTTAGTTtagcaaataataatttaagtgGATCTCTTCCATTGCAAGTCGGATCTTTAAAGAATCTTGGCATATTAGATCTGTCTTACAATAGATTGACCGGCTTAATTCCAACATCCATCAGCGAGTGCTTGGTATTGGAACGACTTCACTTAGAAGCTAATTCTTTTCATGGTCAAATTCCCGAGGCTTTACGTCCATTACGGGGTCTACAAGAGCTGGACCtttccaataataatttttctggtCCAATCCCAAGCTTTCTCGCAGGGCTCTCACTGCTCAAGTACTTGAATTTGTCCTTCAATCAACTAGAAGGACAAGTTCCAGAGGGTGGAGTTTTTCTTAATGCAAGTTCTATATCAATTTATGAAAATACGGAACTCTGTGGAGGTGTTCCCAGTCTGAAGCTTCCTCTTTGCAAATCATCAAGCTCTAAGAAGTCTTCTTCAACCAAGGCCAAAGTAATATATGTGGTAGTTGGCAGTTTGTTATGTTTAGCTTTGTTGCTCCTATGTCTATCTATCTTTTATCACAAAAAGAAGCAGACGACAACCAATGCCTCCAGTTCATTATCTTTCGAGAACCAATTCTTGAGGATTTCTTATGAAGAACTCCTGAGGGCGACTAACAAATTCTCTGAGACCAATTTGATTGGTAAAGGGAGATATGGCACGGTTTATAAGGGGATTCTTGATGGAGGTGCCACGGTGGCAACAAAGGTGCTCAATCTAATGCAAAGAGGTGCTTCAAGGAGCTTTATCTCTGAATGTCGAACTCTAGGAACCATTAGACACCGAAACCTCGTGAAGATACTAAGTGTTTGTTCGAGCGTGGACTTTTGTGGCAATGATTTCAAAGCTTTAAGATATGAGTTCATGGCTAATGAGAGCTTGGAGGAGTGGCTACACCCTAGAACCATAGGACGAGATGATGAGTGTAGCAAATCGAGAAATCTAAGACTAGTGCAAAGATTAAACATCGCCATTGACATAGCTACCGCGATCAAATATCTCCATGAGGGTTGCTATCCAGCAATCGTCCATGGAGATCTAAAGCCGAGTAATGTGCTTCTAGACAACGACATGATGGCTCAAGTTGGAGATTTCGGGCTTGCAAAGATCATTTCAACGGTGTCTACCGAAGCCATAGGAGTTCAAGACCAAGGTAGTTCAACTTCAACCGCAGTCAGAGGATCCATTGGCTATGTGCCTCCTG AGTATGGCATGGGACACAAGGTTTCCACACTTGGGGATGCATACAGTTACGGCATTCTATTATTGGAGATGTTCACAGGAAAGAGACCCACTGAAGAAGCCTTTGGGCACCATCTTAACCTCCACAACTTTGTCCGAATGGCTCTTCCGGATCGAGCAATGGACATTATAGACTTAAGGCTTTGGAGTGAAGCTGGTGATCGACAACAAGAGATGAAAATCAGAGATTGCGTTATCTCTGTATTCGAAGTTGGAGTCGCATGCTCAATGGAATCACCGCTGGAACGGATGGACATGACCGAGGCAGTAAGGAAATTACACTTGATCAAGGTGAGTTATGAAGCCAAAGTGAGGATGATAGGTATGTAG
- the LOC104453051 gene encoding probable xyloglucan endotransglucosylase/hydrolase protein 10, protein MKYLRSFLVIVSVLNLVCVSFSSVVSTGNFNKDFFVMWSPDHVNTSADGRTRSMVLDQESGAGFSSNDMFLFGQIDMKIKLISGHSAGTVVAFYLTSDQPNRDEIDFEFLGNVSGQPYILQTNVYADGFDNREERIYLWFDPTQDFHNYSILWNLHQIVFFVDSIPIRTYRNHADKGVAFPRWQPMGVKATLWNGDSWATRGGHDKIDWSKGPFVASFGDYKMDACVWKGNPRFCRAESPTNWWNNEDFSSLTSTQRRWFKWVRRYHMIYDYCQDNARFQNNLPKECSLPKY, encoded by the exons ATGAAGTATCTTCGCTCGTTTCTTGTCATCGTATCGGTGTTGAATTTGGTTTGTGTTTCATTTTCTTCCGTCGTGTCGACCGGGAACTTCAATAAAGACTTCTTCGTGATGTGGTCGCCGGACCATGTGAATACTTCGGCAGACGGTCGGACTAGAAGCATGGTTCTCGACCAGGAATCAG GGGCTGGTTTTTCTTCCAATGACATGTTCTTGTTCGGGCAAATCGACATGAAAATAAAGCTAATTTCGGGTCATTCGGCCGGCACAGTCGTGGCCTTCTAT CTGACATCCGATCAGCCGAACCGGGACGAGATAGACTTCGAGTTCCTCGGCAATGTGTCCGGGCAGCCTTACATCCTTCAAACCAATGTATACGCCGATGGGTTCGACAACCGCGAAGAGCGGATTTACCTTTGGTTCGATCCGACTCAGGATTTCCACAACTATTCCATCTTGTGGAACCTCCACCAGATTGT CTTCTTTGTGGATTCAATCCCGATTCGGACGTACCGAAATCACGCGGACAAGGGGGTGGCGTTCCCGAGGTGGCAACCGATGGGCGTCAAAGCCACCCTATGGAACGGCGACAGCTGGGCGACACGGGGCGGGCATGACAAGATCGACTGGTCGAAGGGCCCCTTCGTGGCCTCCTTCGGGGACTACAAGATGGACGCCTGCGTCTGGAAGGGCAACCCGAGGTTTTGCAGGGCGGAGAGCCCTACAAACTGGTGGAACAATGAAGATTTCAGCTCTTTAACATCGACACAGAGGAGGTGGTTCAAATGGGTCAGGAGATATCACATGATATATGACTATTGCCAGGACAATGCAAGGTTCCAAAACAACCTGCCCAAGGAGTGCTCTCTTCCCAAATACTAA